TCAGTTTTATTATGTTCCTGACCGGTGGCGCCATGGCCATGGTGATCCGTGCCGAGTTGTTCCAGCCTGGATTACAACTGGTTGAGCCTAACTTCTTTAACCAGATGACCACGGTACACGGCCTTATCATGGTGTTTGGTGCCGTTATGCCAGCCTTTACCGGGTTGGCTAACTGGCTGATCCCCATGATGATTGGGGCACCAGATATGGCATTGCCCAGGATGAACAACTGGAGTTTCTGGATTTTGCCCTTTGCCTTCCTCATCTTGCTCAGCTCGCTGTTTATGGAAGGCGGTGCACCCAACTTCGGCTGGACGTTTTACGCCCCTCTGTCCACCACCTACAGCCCCGACAGTACAGCACTGTTTGTGTTTTCGGTTCACATCATGGGGATCAGCTCCATCATGGGTGCCATCAACGTGATAGTGACCATAGTCAACCTGCGCGCCCCCGGTATGACCTGGATGAAACTGCCTCTGTTTGTCTGGACCTGGCTTATCACCGCATTCCTGCTGATTGCCGTGATGCCAGTGCTGGCCGGGGTTGTTACCATGGTGCTCACCGACAAATACTTCGGTACCAGTTTCTTTGATGCCGCAGGTGGCGGTGACCCTGTGATGTTCCAGCATATCTTCTGGTTCTTCGGTCACCCCGAGGTGTACATCATGATCCTGCCTTCATTTGGGATCATCTCGGCGATAGTGCCGGCATTCAGCCGTAAAAAGCTCTTCGGTTATGCCTCCATGGTTTACGCCACGGCCAGCATCGCCATCCTGTCGTTTCTGGTGTGGGCACACCATATGTTCACCACTGGGATGCCGGTGTTTGCCGAGCTCTTCTTTATGTACTGCACCATGTTGATTGCGGTACCCACGGGGGTGAAGGTGTTTAACTGGGTCGCGACCATGTGGCGTGGTTCCATGACCTTTGAAACACCCATGTTGTTTGCCATTGCCTTTATCATCCTCTTTACCATTGGCGGTTTCTCGGGATTGATGCTTGCCATCACGCCAGTGGACTTCCAATACCACGATACCTACTTTGTGGTTGCACACTTCCACTACGTGCTGGTGTCCGGCGCCATTTTCTCGATTATGGCGGCGGCCTATTACTGGTTACCCAAGTGGACCGGGCACATGTATGACGAAAAGCTCGGCAAGCTGCACTTCTGGTGTTCGGTGATTTCAGTGAACGTGCTGTTTTTCCCGATGCACTTTCTTGGCCTCGCGGGTATGCCAAGGCGAATTCCGGACTATGCGATTCAATTCGCTGACGTAAACCAGATAGTCTCCATAGGCGGCTTTGCCTTTGGTCTGTCGCAGCTCATCTTCCTCGCGGTGGTTATCAAGTGTATCCGCGGCGGCGAACGTGCTCCGGCCAAGCCATGGGAAGGCTCAGAGGGTTTGGAGTGGACGCTGCCAAGTCCTGCCCCCTACCACTCGTTCAGCACTCCTCCCGAGGTGAAATAAGATGACGGCGCCCGGGGTTTCTCACCGAAAGCTGATAATCGGACTCTGCCTTGGCTGCGTTGGAATGTTCGGTTTTGGTTTCGCCCTTGTCCCCCTTTACGACGTGCTGTGCGAACAATTGGGGATTAACGGCAAAACCAGTTCCGAAGCCGCGCAATACAGCCAGATGCAGGTAGACGAAGCCAGAACTGTGACCGTGGAGTTTATGGCGCAGGTGCAACCCGGGATGCCATGGGAATTTGGCCCGGCGGTTAAGCGCATGGAAGTACATCCAGGGCAGCTGGTACGCACCGATTTTCTGGCACACAACCTGTCGTCAAATGCTCTGGTTGGCCAGGCTATTCCTTCGGTATCCCCCGGACAGGGCGCCGCTTATTTCAATAAGACTGAGTGTTTTTGCTTTAACCAACAGGTGTTGGCAGGAAAAGACAGTGCCAATTTGCCACTGATTTTCTTTGTGGATCCGGATTTGCCTGAGTCTATCCATACCCTGACCCTCTCTTACACCCTGTATGACATCACAGACAAGGATCTGGCCGGTGCCCTGCAGGCGGGAGCCATGAAATGACAAGCAAGCATCAAAACTACTATGTTCCCAGCCAGAGTGGCTGGCCCATTATCGGCGCTATTGGCCTGTTTTTGATTGCCTACGGCGCGGGTAATTTTGTACATCAGCTTAAATCGGGTGGCAGCGGCGCCGGATACATTCTGCTCGCCGGTGTTGCCGTCATTCTGTTCATGATGGTTGGCTGGTTCAGAAATGTGATTGATGAGTCCATGTCGGGACTTTACTCAAGCCAGATGGACAGGTCCTTCCGTCAGGGGATGAGCTGGTTCATCTTTTCTGAGGTCATGTTCTTTGCGGCCTTCTTTGGCGCGCTTCTCTACGCTCGCACCATAGCAGTGCCCTGGCTTGGCGGTGCTTCCAACAACGCCATGACACACGAAGTACTTTGGCCGGCGTTTGAGGCCGTGTGGCCACTGGAAACCACCCCTGACGGCACCAAAACCCAGGCCATGGGCTGGACGGGTCTGCCGCTGATCAACACCATCCTGCTGCTCACCTCCTCCTTTACCCTGCACTTTGCCCATATGGGGCTTGAGAAGGGTAAACGCACGGCGCTGACACTCTGGCTCGGGTTCACCATTTTATTGGGATTGGGCTTCCTGTCGCTGCAGGTTGAAGAGTATATCCATGCCTACACCGAAATGGGGCTCACCCTGGCGTCCGGTGTATATGGCAACACCTTCTTTTTGCTCACAGGCTTCCACGGCCTGCACGTTACCCTCGGCACTATCTTCCTGCTGGTGTTGTTTTTCAGGGTGCTTAAGGGCCATTTCAGCCACGATAACCAGTTCGCGTTTCAGGCTGGCAGCTGGTACTGGCACTTTGTGGATGTGGTTTGGCTCTGCCTGTTTGTGTTTGTTTACGTACTTTAGGTTCAGTAAGGCCTGGGGTGAGGTGTTATCCACCCCAGCGCCAGAGCCACCAGCAGCAAGAGTATGACCAGGGCAGACAGGGCGACACGGCGACCCAAATAGCGGCTCATGGGGACACTGCCATCCCCCTTGACCATGATGTAAAGGGCGCGGCCGAGATTGAAGATGATAAAAATCAGCAGCAATACCAGCACAGATTTAAAAACAAAAGCAGTCATGGATTCTCCGGGTACCAGGCCGGGATATGCCGGCAAGTTGCTGATGTTATTCACTCTGGTGCTGTTTGCTGTGCTCGTCAAGTTGGGATTTTGGCAACTCGAACGGGCAGAGGAAAAGCGTGAGTTGCTGGCGTCATTGGCAGAACACCATCAGGCCTCCCCCTTATCGATGGACAGTTTGCTGGCAAGGCAAGCCAATTCGGACGACCTCGAAGGTTACCGACTGGAGGTGACCGGGGAGTTTATCCCCGGGATAACGGTGCTGCTGGATAATCAGGTGCTGGATGGCCAGGTGGGATACAAGGCGTTTCGCCTGCTGCGGGTGAATGGATTTCAAAGTGTGTTGTTGGTGGAGTTGGGGTTTGTGGCTGCGGGCCGCGACAGAGCAACGCTGCCACAAATTGAGCCAATTGATGGTCAGCTGAGCGTAAAGGGCCGGATTTATCGGCGCAAACTGAATCCGCTGAGTGATGATCTGGCCGCCGAAGCGGGCGATCCAATGCGCATTCAGGCGCTCAACATACCCGCGCTTGCGGCTCAATTGCAGCTTGAGGTTATTGACCTGGTGCTACAGCCAGACAGCCTGCCGGGCAGGCCCTTACCCAGGCGCTGGATGCCGGTCAATATGCCACCGGAAAAACATCTGGGCTACGCGGCACAGTGGTTTTCCCTGGCGGCAGCATTGGCACTGCTGGTGATTTTTTATGTTGTGAAGTCAAGGAAGAAACAGAACGAGTTAAGGGATTAATCATTCATAAATGTAAGAGGAGAGAGACATGAACTCCCAAAAATTCAGTGCGCGCCCCCTGCTTCTGCTGTTGCTGGCTTTCATACTGCCAGTCGCGCTGGCGAAGCTCGTCCTCAGCCAACACTGGTACAACGAAGGGGTGACCAATCAGGGGCAACTCTTCACCGAGGAAACCAGTTACCAAAGCCTGGGCGCCACCAACCCGGCACCACAACGATGGCAAATTCTTTATCTGATGCCCCAAACCTGCGATCAAATGTGTAAAGACAGGCTCTATGTCATTCATCAAAGCCACACAGCGCTTGGCGCTGAGCGAAGCCGGGTCACTCCCCTGGTGCTGGTGTCTGACTCGAGCGACATCACAGCCCTCGACGGCGCTGAGTTACCCACAGCCTCACTGCCAATGGCACTGAACCCCTTACTGGCATCCCAGGAATTTATTCTGGTCGACCCCATGGGCACCCTGGTGATGCGCTATCCCTCGGTCAGTGGACAAGAAGCGAATATCTCCCAAGGCAAAGCCATGTTGGCCGACCTGCGTAAACTGCTTAAATTATCGAGGGTTGGCTGATGACACTGAGAAACCTGCTCAAACTCACCCTCGCCTGCACCCTGATGGTGATTTTACTGGGGGCTTATACCCGCCTGTCGGATGCCGGCCTGGGTTGCCCCGACTGGCCCGGCTGCTATGGTCACTTTAAAGTCCCCTCTGCGGCCCATGAGCTGGCCAAAGCCGAGTCGCTGTTTCCAGACCATACGATTGATCCCACCAAAGCCTGGCCGGAAATGATCCACAGATACATTGCCAGCAGCCTGGGCTTGCTGGTGATCTTGGTGCTGATAGCCTGTTACAGGTTGAAAGAAGCACCGCGCAAACTGCCGATATTTATTCTGCTGCTCATATTGTTCCAGGGCGCACTGGGCGCCTGGACTGTCACCATGAAGCTGATGCCCGTGGTGGTTATGTCTCATTTGCTTGGCGGTTTTACCCTGCTGTCGCTGCTGACCTTGCTGTATTTGCGTACCAGTGGTTTCCGCATCCCCGGCGGAGATCCGGGCATGCGTCAGTATCAGCGACTGGCACTGGCCTGTGTTGGGGTATTGGTTGCGCAGATCCTCCTGGGGGGCTGGACCTCGTCCAACTATGCGGCCCTCGCCTGCACAGAGTTACCGTTTTGCGAGGGCGATTGGACAACCAATCTGAAAATTGCCGATGCCTTCTCACCCTTCCAGGGTACGCACCCCAGCTTTGAATTTGGTGTGCTGGACTACCACGCCCGCATGACCATACATATCGCGCATCGCTTTGGTGCCATGATTACTGCGGCTCTGCTGGGGCTGTTGGCGTTTCGCATGATAAGCCGGGCCCATAGCAAGGTGCTTCGCCATGCCGGTTGGGTACTGGCAGGTTTTTTGGTGCTGCAAATTGGCCTGGGGATTTCCAACGTAGTGCTTCATCTCCCACTGGCCATTGCCGTTGCCCACAATCTGGGGGCCGCATTTTTGCTGGTCACACTGGTCTTTATTAATTACGCACTGTGGCGCAAAGCCTGAAAAAGGAGCTGTTATGGCCAAATCTCTCTCCATTACCCCCGTATCAGGCCTGTCCCGTTTACCATGGCGCGCCTATTTGGAAATGACCAAACCCAAGGTGGTTGCCTTGATGCTGCTGACAGTGCTTGTGGGCATGTGCCTGGCATTGCCGGGCGCGGTACCACTGCAGCCATTGATTGCCGGAATGCTGGGCATTGCCATGATGGCAGGCGCCGCAGCCGCGATGAACCACCTCATTGACCGGCGTATCGATGGTCTGATGGCACGCACCTATAATCGCCCTCTACCCAAAGGCAAGGTGCCCGTCAGCCACGCCGCTACCTTTGCCGCCCTGCTGGCACTGATTGGTTTTGTCTGCCTCTACTGGTTGGTCAATCCACTCACGGCCTGGCTGACACTGGCGAGCCTGCTTGG
This sequence is a window from Shewanella zhangzhouensis. Protein-coding genes within it:
- the ctaD gene encoding cytochrome c oxidase subunit I; this encodes MTTTTHDTHQGVHDEHHHGPAKGIMRWILTTNHKDIGTLYLWFSFIMFLTGGAMAMVIRAELFQPGLQLVEPNFFNQMTTVHGLIMVFGAVMPAFTGLANWLIPMMIGAPDMALPRMNNWSFWILPFAFLILLSSLFMEGGAPNFGWTFYAPLSTTYSPDSTALFVFSVHIMGISSIMGAINVIVTIVNLRAPGMTWMKLPLFVWTWLITAFLLIAVMPVLAGVVTMVLTDKYFGTSFFDAAGGGDPVMFQHIFWFFGHPEVYIMILPSFGIISAIVPAFSRKKLFGYASMVYATASIAILSFLVWAHHMFTTGMPVFAELFFMYCTMLIAVPTGVKVFNWVATMWRGSMTFETPMLFAIAFIILFTIGGFSGLMLAITPVDFQYHDTYFVVAHFHYVLVSGAIFSIMAAAYYWLPKWTGHMYDEKLGKLHFWCSVISVNVLFFPMHFLGLAGMPRRIPDYAIQFADVNQIVSIGGFAFGLSQLIFLAVVIKCIRGGERAPAKPWEGSEGLEWTLPSPAPYHSFSTPPEVK
- a CDS encoding cytochrome c oxidase assembly protein; translated protein: MTAPGVSHRKLIIGLCLGCVGMFGFGFALVPLYDVLCEQLGINGKTSSEAAQYSQMQVDEARTVTVEFMAQVQPGMPWEFGPAVKRMEVHPGQLVRTDFLAHNLSSNALVGQAIPSVSPGQGAAYFNKTECFCFNQQVLAGKDSANLPLIFFVDPDLPESIHTLTLSYTLYDITDKDLAGALQAGAMK
- a CDS encoding cytochrome c oxidase subunit 3 codes for the protein MTSKHQNYYVPSQSGWPIIGAIGLFLIAYGAGNFVHQLKSGGSGAGYILLAGVAVILFMMVGWFRNVIDESMSGLYSSQMDRSFRQGMSWFIFSEVMFFAAFFGALLYARTIAVPWLGGASNNAMTHEVLWPAFEAVWPLETTPDGTKTQAMGWTGLPLINTILLLTSSFTLHFAHMGLEKGKRTALTLWLGFTILLGLGFLSLQVEEYIHAYTEMGLTLASGVYGNTFFLLTGFHGLHVTLGTIFLLVLFFRVLKGHFSHDNQFAFQAGSWYWHFVDVVWLCLFVFVYVL
- a CDS encoding DUF2909 domain-containing protein, with translation MTAFVFKSVLVLLLIFIIFNLGRALYIMVKGDGSVPMSRYLGRRVALSALVILLLLVALALGWITPHPRPY
- a CDS encoding SURF1 family protein, whose product is MDSPGTRPGYAGKLLMLFTLVLFAVLVKLGFWQLERAEEKRELLASLAEHHQASPLSMDSLLARQANSDDLEGYRLEVTGEFIPGITVLLDNQVLDGQVGYKAFRLLRVNGFQSVLLVELGFVAAGRDRATLPQIEPIDGQLSVKGRIYRRKLNPLSDDLAAEAGDPMRIQALNIPALAAQLQLEVIDLVLQPDSLPGRPLPRRWMPVNMPPEKHLGYAAQWFSLAAALALLVIFYVVKSRKKQNELRD
- a CDS encoding COX15/CtaA family protein, which encodes MTLRNLLKLTLACTLMVILLGAYTRLSDAGLGCPDWPGCYGHFKVPSAAHELAKAESLFPDHTIDPTKAWPEMIHRYIASSLGLLVILVLIACYRLKEAPRKLPIFILLLILFQGALGAWTVTMKLMPVVVMSHLLGGFTLLSLLTLLYLRTSGFRIPGGDPGMRQYQRLALACVGVLVAQILLGGWTSSNYAALACTELPFCEGDWTTNLKIADAFSPFQGTHPSFEFGVLDYHARMTIHIAHRFGAMITAALLGLLAFRMISRAHSKVLRHAGWVLAGFLVLQIGLGISNVVLHLPLAIAVAHNLGAAFLLVTLVFINYALWRKA